A genomic window from Sceloporus undulatus isolate JIND9_A2432 ecotype Alabama chromosome 9, SceUnd_v1.1, whole genome shotgun sequence includes:
- the ACP7 gene encoding acid phosphatase type 7 → MNKMETLVCYGFFLCLLHLGCKGLHSTQPEQVHLSYPGEPTSMTVTWTTFDRAKSIVIFGQDPGEAFSHMAKGSATRFVDGGKLGRAMFIHRVTLRGLVPGQRYAYRCGSEQGWSRPYTFRALLNTTTWSPRFAVFGDMGLLNPQSLPRLQRETTLGLYDMVLHVGDFAYDFDTNNALVGDAFMRKIEAVAALVPYMTCPGNHEEKYNFSNYRNRFSMPGNTESLWYSWDIGPAHIISFSTEVYFYLEYGRELVAKQFQWLEQDLQEATKPEQRKECPWIITMGHRPMYCSNNDKDDCTQHESIVRCGLDSHQYGLEDLFYKYGVDLELWAHEHSYERLWPLYNYKVYNGSTEAPYTNPGAPVHIITGSAGCQERLDPFVPEPRDWSAVRIEDYGYTRMQILNRTHLWLEQVSDDKNGKVMDRIWLIKDRHTGPKHGTSL, encoded by the exons ATGAATAAGATGGAGACACTGGTTTGTTATggtttcttcctctgcctcctccacctgGGATGCAAAGGTTTACATTCCACACAACCTGAGCAGGTGCATCTCTCTTATCCAG GGGAACCAACCTCCATGACGGTTACCTGGACGACTTTTGACAGAGCCAAGTCCATTGTTATCTTTGGCCAGGACCCAGGAGAGGCCTTCAGCCACATGGCCAAAGGAAGCGCCACACGGTTTGTGGATGGAGGGAAGCTAGGCCGCGCCAtgttcatccacagagtcaccctCCGTGGCCTGGTGCCTGGACAGCGCTATG CCTATCGTTGTGGGAGTGAGCAGGGCTGGAGTAGACCCTACACTTTCCGGGCCTTGCTGAACACAACCACCTGGAGCCCCCGCTTTGCCGTTTTCGGGGACATGGGTTTGCTGAACCCGCAGTCCTTGCCTCGGTTGCAGCGGGAGACAACATTGGGATTGTATGACATGGTGCTTCATGTGG GGGATTTTGCTTACGACTTTGACACG AATAATGCTCTTGTTGGAGATGCCTTCATGAGGAAAATCGAAGCTGTGGCAGCTTTGGTTCcatatatgacttgcccagggaacCATGAGGAGAAGTA TAACTTCTCCAACTACCGCAATCGTTTCAGCATGCCTGGAAACACAGAGAGCCTCTGGTACAG CTGGGACATTGGTCCTGCTCACATCATCTCCTTCTCTACCGAGGTGTACTTCTACTTGGAATATGGCCGGGAGCTTGTAGCCAAGCAGTTCCAGTGGCTGGAGCAGGATTTACAG GAGGCAACTAAGCCGGAACAGCGCAAGGAATGCCCTTGGATCATAACCATGGGGCACCGGCCCATGTATTGCTCCAACAACGACAAGGATGACTGCACGCAGCATGAAAGCATT GTTCGCTGTGGACTTGACTCTCACCAGTATGGCTTGGAGGATTTGTTCTACAAATATG GAGTAGATCTGGAGCTTTGGGCCCATGAACACTCCTATGAAAGGCTCTGGCCGCTCTACAACTATAAG GTCTACAACGGCAGCACTGAGGCGCCATATACCAATCCTGGTGCCCCTGTTCATATTATCACTGGATCGGCC GGTTGCCAAGAGCGGCTCGATCCCTTTGTCCCCGAACCAAGGGACTGGAGTGCTGTGAGGATTGAGGACTATGGATACACTCGCATGCAGATCCTCAACCGGACCCACCTTTGGCTGGAGCAAGTATCCGATGACAAG AATGGGAAGGTCATGGACAGGATTTGGCTCATCAAAGACCGGCACACAGGCCCAAAGCATGGCACTAGCCTTTGA